One part of the Magallana gigas chromosome 5, xbMagGiga1.1, whole genome shotgun sequence genome encodes these proteins:
- the LOC105337671 gene encoding temptin, translating to MIKLFICLFGLIVVSSHPYYRDAIPNGYAVFNPCGASYWEAVGHYDPNHHTIDKNPFAQAFAAGGHVWTAALCNADSDGDGTSNGAELGDPNCVWTAGATPERSSTGHPGICEPIGSGACASVAFRCGCHGHSCIG from the exons atgatcaaattatttATATGCCTGTTTGGATTAATAGTAGTATCCTCTCACCCCTATTACAGGGACGCTATCCCCAACGGTTATGCTGTGTTCAATCCATGTGGAGCATCATACTGGGAAGCCGTGGGACATTATGATCCTAATCACCATACAATAGACAAAAACCCATTCGCTCAg GCCTTCGCTGCTGGTGGTCACGTGTGGACCGCTGCCCTCTGTAATGCCGACTCAGATGGAGACGGCACGTCAAATGGCGCGGAGTTAGGAGACCCGAACTGTGTCTGGACCGCGGGAGCTACACCTGAACGTTCATCCACAGGTCATCCAG GTATTTGCGAGCCTATTGGATCCGGAGCTTGTGCTTCCGTAGCTTTCAGATGTGGGTGCCATGGGCATTCTTGCATTGGTTGA